One part of the Aliivibrio fischeri ATCC 7744 = JCM 18803 = DSM 507 genome encodes these proteins:
- the topA gene encoding type I DNA topoisomerase, whose protein sequence is MGKSLVIVESPAKAKTINKYLGKDFIVKSSVGHVRDLPMGSTSTGKKAAASTKGLSVEEKARIKKERDKKNLINKMGIDPYNDWAANYQILPGKEKVVAELQKLAESADTVYLATDLDREGEAIAWHLREIIGGDDSRFKRVVFNEITKNAIQQAFETPGELSMPGVNAQQARRFLDRVVGFMASPLLWKKVARGLSAGRVQSVAVKVLVEREREINAFIPEEFWDIHADTLTADKENFRLQVAQRNGSAFKPLNQADTEAAVSILQNAEYEVCKREDRPTKSKPSAPFITSTLQQAASTRLGYGVKKTMMLAQRLYEGGYITYMRTDSTNLSKEAVEALREFIGSEYGDSYLPSAPIVYGSKEGAQEAHEAIRPSSVEVKADDLQGMEADAHKLYNLIWNQFVACQMTPAQYDSTTLSVKADEFTLKAKGRILKFDGWTRVQRPMGKNEDQLLPAVQLGDKLKLEKLDPKQHFTKPPARFTEAALVKELEKKGIGRPSTYASIISTIQDRGYVRIDSRRFYAEKMGEIVTDRLNQSFDDLMDYDFTARMEGNLDRIAEGEKDWKDVLNTFFQDFTADIAKAELDESEGGMSPNNIVETDIKCPTCGRNMGIRTASTGVFLGCSGYALPPKERCKTTINLGSEEGIVNVLEEDVETAALRAKKRCPKCETAMDPYLIDQERKIHVCGNNPNCEGYVVEKGEFQLKGYDGPVVECDKCGSDMELKNGRFGKYMDCTSETCKNTRKILKNGEVAPPKEDPVHLPELVCEKSDAYFVLRDGASGLFLAASTFPKSRETRAPLVEELVRFKDRLSPKFLYLTEAPTHDPDGKPAVVRFSRKTKENYVRSEVDGKPTGWTGLYIDGKWAITDKRKKPKAEK, encoded by the coding sequence ATGGGTAAATCTCTAGTTATCGTGGAGTCACCAGCCAAAGCGAAAACCATTAATAAATACCTTGGCAAAGACTTCATAGTAAAATCCAGTGTAGGTCACGTACGTGATTTACCTATGGGTTCGACAAGCACTGGTAAAAAGGCAGCAGCGTCGACCAAAGGGTTAAGTGTTGAAGAAAAAGCACGAATTAAAAAAGAAAGAGATAAAAAGAACCTAATTAATAAAATGGGTATTGACCCATATAATGATTGGGCAGCTAACTACCAAATCCTTCCGGGTAAAGAAAAAGTAGTAGCAGAATTACAAAAATTAGCAGAAAGCGCAGATACCGTTTATCTCGCAACCGATTTGGACCGTGAAGGGGAAGCTATTGCGTGGCACCTTCGCGAGATCATCGGTGGTGATGATTCACGCTTCAAGCGAGTGGTTTTTAACGAAATCACCAAAAATGCGATTCAACAGGCATTCGAAACTCCAGGTGAACTAAGTATGCCTGGCGTAAATGCACAACAAGCACGTCGTTTCTTAGACCGTGTTGTTGGCTTTATGGCATCTCCGTTATTGTGGAAGAAAGTGGCTCGTGGTTTATCTGCTGGTCGTGTGCAATCGGTAGCAGTGAAAGTATTGGTAGAGCGTGAGCGTGAAATCAATGCCTTTATTCCTGAAGAATTTTGGGATATTCACGCAGACACATTAACAGCAGATAAAGAAAACTTCCGTCTGCAAGTAGCACAACGTAATGGTTCAGCATTCAAACCGCTTAATCAAGCAGATACCGAAGCGGCTGTAAGCATTCTTCAAAATGCAGAATACGAAGTGTGTAAACGTGAAGATCGCCCAACGAAAAGTAAGCCATCAGCACCATTTATTACATCAACACTGCAACAGGCGGCAAGTACTCGTCTAGGTTACGGTGTTAAAAAGACCATGATGTTAGCTCAGCGCCTCTATGAGGGCGGTTACATCACTTATATGCGTACTGACTCAACTAACTTAAGTAAAGAAGCTGTAGAGGCGTTACGTGAGTTTATTGGTTCTGAGTATGGCGATAGCTATTTACCATCAGCCCCTATTGTTTATGGTAGCAAAGAAGGAGCTCAAGAAGCCCACGAAGCGATTCGTCCTTCAAGCGTAGAAGTAAAAGCTGACGACCTACAAGGTATGGAAGCTGATGCGCATAAACTTTACAACTTAATTTGGAATCAATTCGTAGCCTGTCAAATGACACCTGCACAATATGATTCAACAACATTGAGCGTAAAAGCAGACGAATTCACACTAAAAGCCAAAGGACGTATCCTGAAGTTTGACGGTTGGACTCGTGTACAGCGCCCGATGGGTAAAAATGAAGATCAACTGCTTCCTGCTGTGCAACTTGGCGATAAGCTAAAGTTAGAAAAACTGGATCCTAAGCAGCACTTTACTAAGCCACCAGCTCGTTTCACAGAAGCGGCATTAGTTAAAGAACTTGAGAAAAAAGGCATTGGTCGTCCATCGACTTACGCATCAATTATTTCAACGATTCAAGATCGTGGTTATGTTCGTATTGATAGCCGTCGCTTCTACGCTGAAAAAATGGGTGAAATTGTAACGGATCGTCTAAATCAATCATTTGATGATTTAATGGATTATGACTTTACTGCTCGTATGGAAGGCAATCTAGATAGAATTGCAGAAGGCGAGAAAGATTGGAAAGATGTACTTAATACGTTCTTCCAAGATTTTACAGCGGATATTGCAAAAGCAGAGTTGGATGAGTCTGAAGGCGGTATGTCACCAAATAACATCGTTGAGACAGACATTAAATGTCCAACATGTGGTCGCAATATGGGTATCCGTACTGCATCTACAGGTGTTTTCCTTGGTTGTTCAGGTTATGCATTGCCACCAAAAGAGCGTTGTAAAACAACCATTAACTTAGGAAGTGAAGAGGGCATTGTCAATGTTCTTGAAGAAGACGTAGAAACTGCAGCATTACGTGCGAAGAAACGTTGTCCTAAGTGTGAAACGGCGATGGACCCTTACCTAATTGACCAAGAACGTAAGATTCACGTTTGTGGTAATAACCCGAACTGTGAAGGTTATGTGGTTGAAAAGGGTGAATTCCAGCTTAAAGGATACGATGGTCCTGTTGTTGAATGTGACAAGTGTGGTTCTGATATGGAACTGAAAAACGGTCGCTTTGGCAAATACATGGACTGTACGAGTGAAACCTGTAAAAACACTCGTAAGATCTTAAAGAATGGTGAAGTTGCTCCACCAAAAGAAGATCCAGTGCATCTGCCAGAATTAGTATGTGAAAAATCAGATGCTTATTTTGTATTGCGTGATGGTGCGTCAGGTCTATTCTTAGCTGCGAGCACTTTCCCTAAATCACGTGAAACACGTGCACCATTAGTGGAAGAGTTAGTTCGATTTAAGGATCGTTTGTCGCCTAAGTTCTTATACTTAACAGAAGCGCCAACACATGACCCTGATGGTAAACCTGCGGTAGTTCGTTTTAGTCGTAAAACAAAAGAGAACTATGTTCGTTCAGAAGTGGATGGCAAACCAACAGGTTGGACTGGTTTATATATTGATGGAAAGTGGGCTATTACTGATAAGCGTAAGAAGCCAAAAGCTGAAAAATAA
- a CDS encoding SLC13 family permease, giving the protein MRQYMKYLIPTIIPLIILLMPLSAFPFEGMTIIQQRVIAIFLLAALCWVFEPIPIYATSVVIIVLELLMVSNKGFFLFKMNQDSPQFGELLNYSDIMATFASPIIMLFLGGFFLAMAATKYRLDVNLARVLLKPFGSDPKFVMLGLMLITGIFSMFMSNTATTAMMLSILTPVIAVFGPKDPGRVAFALCIPIAANIGGIGTPIGTPPNAIALKYLVGDNLITFGEWMVFGVPFVIVMMALAWFLINYLYPAKQTSMNLNIKGKFLKTPKAITVYITFAGTILLWLMGSSHGMNSYTVALIPVAVFSITGIINKEDLKKISWDVLWLVSGGIALGLALDKTGLAKLVVHSIPFDSYSPYVVLFGAAFLCLLMANFMSHTATANLLMPIMAALGTSMSSLTPLGGELTLILIVTFAASLGMSLPISTPPNALAHATGNVESSQMAKTGVILGIVGVLLSFVMVWVLHSVGHIG; this is encoded by the coding sequence ATGCGTCAATACATGAAGTATTTAATCCCAACAATTATTCCTCTCATCATTTTATTGATGCCATTGTCTGCTTTTCCATTTGAAGGCATGACCATAATCCAACAGCGTGTTATTGCTATATTTTTATTAGCAGCACTATGTTGGGTATTTGAACCGATCCCAATTTATGCCACTTCGGTTGTGATCATCGTTTTAGAATTATTAATGGTATCAAATAAAGGTTTTTTCTTATTTAAGATGAACCAAGATTCACCTCAATTTGGCGAGTTGTTGAATTACAGCGACATCATGGCGACGTTTGCTAGCCCAATCATTATGCTGTTTTTAGGTGGCTTCTTTCTCGCAATGGCGGCAACGAAATATCGTTTAGACGTTAACTTAGCGCGTGTATTATTAAAGCCGTTTGGCAGTGATCCTAAATTCGTAATGTTAGGTTTAATGCTGATCACTGGTATTTTCTCAATGTTCATGTCAAATACGGCGACAACGGCGATGATGCTATCTATCTTAACGCCTGTTATTGCTGTATTTGGTCCTAAAGATCCAGGACGTGTTGCTTTTGCTTTGTGTATTCCTATTGCAGCAAACATTGGTGGTATTGGTACACCAATTGGTACACCTCCTAATGCAATCGCACTTAAATATTTAGTTGGCGATAATTTAATTACGTTTGGTGAATGGATGGTCTTTGGTGTGCCATTCGTTATTGTGATGATGGCGCTAGCATGGTTTTTAATTAACTATTTGTATCCTGCTAAACAAACATCCATGAACTTAAATATTAAAGGTAAATTCTTAAAAACGCCGAAAGCTATTACAGTTTATATTACCTTTGCAGGGACGATTTTATTATGGTTGATGGGGTCAAGCCATGGCATGAATTCATACACAGTTGCTTTAATACCTGTTGCTGTATTCTCTATTACAGGGATCATAAACAAAGAAGATCTCAAGAAGATTTCATGGGATGTGTTATGGCTAGTTTCTGGTGGTATCGCTCTAGGCCTTGCATTAGATAAAACGGGTTTAGCGAAACTGGTTGTTCATAGCATTCCTTTTGACTCTTATTCTCCTTATGTTGTGTTATTTGGTGCTGCGTTCTTGTGTTTATTAATGGCAAACTTTATGTCGCACACTGCAACAGCAAACTTATTAATGCCAATTATGGCAGCTCTTGGTACTTCAATGAGCTCGTTAACTCCGCTCGGTGGCGAACTTACGCTAATCTTAATTGTAACTTTTGCTGCATCTTTAGGTATGTCTTTGCCAATCAGTACACCACCTAATGCGTTAGCACACGCAACAGGAAATGTAGAAAGCAGCCAAATGGCGAAAACCGGTGTTATTTTAGGGATTGTCGGGGTTTTATTAAGTTTTGTTATGGTGTGGGTTCTTCATTCAGTAGGTCATATTGGATAG
- a CDS encoding ATP-binding protein, whose translation MNQEKLQRLIGAYFSQPERRVTLPAGETLLEQGEDNDRLYYVCSGELEGFYQEENSEAQVKVFSAGEGAFIGVHSFFSETLIASSTVITKTETELGWIDSKTTAIDLDRYGPLTAQFTPIIVNELSRRQRRAMHESIEKEKALQKLYTAEQMTTLGQLAAGIAHELNNAVGVLSSKTERLQSIILELLEEIHPEASSFVDQGLMFGQNISSAEVRKRGRELEVTYGIERDTARELARAVPEGELSKYWLKSPEQAVRYWNIGRDLHDMRLAARHSVGIVRSVKQLGRTDIDTDEVLDVNDSINKALVLLQSDLRRVSVHLSPAAMPMVRASATELVQIWANIIKNASDAMKHTQEPEIEISTRVSNRFVLVTIANNGPEIDEATRRKIFRPNFTTKKGGLSFGLGLGLAIVKRIISGYGGSIAVKSNQEKTIFRIKLPVEDSHGKT comes from the coding sequence ATGAATCAAGAAAAATTACAGCGATTAATTGGTGCGTATTTTTCTCAACCTGAGCGTCGGGTAACGCTTCCTGCAGGTGAAACACTACTTGAGCAAGGAGAAGATAATGATCGTTTGTATTATGTCTGCTCTGGTGAACTTGAAGGGTTTTATCAAGAAGAAAATAGCGAAGCGCAAGTCAAAGTATTCAGTGCAGGAGAAGGGGCATTCATTGGCGTTCACAGCTTTTTCTCTGAAACATTGATAGCGTCGTCGACGGTCATTACTAAAACAGAAACTGAATTAGGGTGGATTGACTCTAAAACAACGGCCATTGATTTGGATAGATATGGTCCTTTAACGGCGCAATTTACTCCAATTATTGTTAATGAGCTTTCACGTCGTCAGCGACGAGCAATGCATGAATCTATAGAAAAAGAGAAAGCGTTACAAAAGTTATATACCGCAGAGCAAATGACAACGTTAGGGCAACTTGCCGCAGGTATTGCTCATGAGTTAAATAATGCTGTTGGGGTATTGAGTAGCAAAACCGAAAGACTCCAAAGTATTATTTTAGAACTACTCGAAGAGATTCATCCCGAAGCGAGCAGTTTTGTTGACCAAGGTTTAATGTTTGGACAAAACATCAGTTCAGCGGAGGTGAGAAAGCGTGGACGTGAGTTGGAAGTGACTTATGGTATAGAACGAGATACAGCAAGAGAACTCGCTCGTGCGGTTCCTGAAGGAGAGCTTTCAAAGTATTGGTTAAAAAGCCCAGAGCAAGCGGTGCGGTATTGGAATATAGGACGAGACCTTCACGATATGCGTCTTGCTGCAAGACACTCTGTTGGTATTGTTCGTTCAGTGAAACAACTAGGACGCACTGATATTGATACCGATGAAGTCTTAGACGTTAACGACAGCATAAATAAAGCTCTTGTGTTATTGCAAAGTGATTTACGACGAGTGTCGGTTCATTTAAGTCCTGCAGCAATGCCTATGGTAAGAGCATCGGCTACTGAACTCGTTCAAATTTGGGCAAACATAATTAAGAATGCCAGTGATGCTATGAAGCATACACAGGAGCCGGAAATTGAAATATCAACTCGGGTATCGAATCGATTTGTTTTGGTTACGATTGCTAATAATGGCCCAGAGATTGATGAAGCGACAAGAAGAAAAATTTTCAGACCAAACTTTACCACTAAAAAAGGTGGGCTTTCGTTTGGCTTAGGGCTTGGTTTGGCTATAGTTAAACGAATTATCAGTGGATATGGTGGTTCGATAGCAGTGAAAAGTAACCAAGAGAAAACCATTTTTAGAATTAAATTACCTGTCGAGGACAGTCATGGAAAAACTTAA
- a CDS encoding response regulator — MEKLNLICVDDQREVLSAVLQDLAPLKTWVNIEECESADEALDLLDELDSEGGYIALVISDHVMPGKNGVELLTDVSHDYRFLRTKKVLLTGQATHKDTITAINRARIESYIEKPWNASELLALATRLITEYIFDKGLEYTDYQEHLDQQVVLDRLR; from the coding sequence ATGGAAAAACTTAATCTGATTTGTGTGGACGACCAAAGAGAAGTTCTGAGTGCTGTTTTACAAGATTTGGCACCACTTAAAACTTGGGTGAATATTGAAGAGTGCGAATCTGCGGATGAAGCATTAGACCTATTAGATGAATTAGATAGTGAAGGTGGCTACATCGCTCTTGTGATTTCTGACCATGTTATGCCGGGTAAAAATGGTGTTGAGTTATTAACGGATGTATCTCATGACTACCGTTTTTTGAGAACCAAAAAAGTACTATTAACTGGGCAAGCGACTCATAAAGATACCATTACCGCTATTAATCGAGCTCGTATTGAAAGTTATATTGAAAAACCGTGGAATGCGAGTGAATTGCTGGCACTAGCTACAAGGCTTATCACTGAATACATTTTTGATAAAGGGTTGGAATATACGGATTATCAAGAACATTTAGATCAACAAGTTGTACTAGATAGATTACGATAG
- a CDS encoding 2-hydroxyacid dehydrogenase, whose amino-acid sequence MKIAMFSTKSYDETSFNSINQNYQFECQFFNFQLTESTAPIANGADVVCAFVNDDLSAPVLEILAKQGTKLIAMRCAGFDRVDLEAAKKLGMQVVRVPAYSPEAIAEHAVGMMMCLNRRFHKAYQRTRDANFSLEGLTGFNFFGKTVGVIGSGKIGLATMRILKGLGMNILCFDPYPSQVAIDMGVKYTTLDEIFSQSDVITLHCPLTPENTHLLDTDSFSKMKDGVMIINTSRGGLLNSASAIEALKAGKIGSLGLDVYDHEKELFFQDKSNDIIKDDVFRRLSACHNVLFTGHQAFLTEEALDNIASTTLGNIDAFLKDETSGNELITN is encoded by the coding sequence ATGAAAATCGCAATGTTCAGCACCAAATCTTATGATGAAACATCTTTCAATAGTATCAATCAAAACTATCAGTTTGAATGTCAGTTTTTCAATTTTCAGTTAACTGAAAGCACAGCTCCTATTGCCAATGGAGCAGATGTTGTTTGTGCTTTTGTGAATGACGACTTATCTGCACCAGTATTAGAAATACTAGCAAAGCAAGGAACAAAACTTATCGCTATGCGATGTGCTGGTTTTGATCGTGTGGATCTTGAGGCTGCTAAGAAATTAGGAATGCAAGTGGTTCGTGTTCCAGCCTATTCTCCAGAAGCCATTGCTGAGCATGCCGTTGGTATGATGATGTGTTTAAACCGTCGCTTCCACAAGGCGTATCAACGTACTCGTGATGCAAATTTTTCTCTCGAAGGCCTTACTGGATTTAACTTTTTCGGAAAAACAGTTGGGGTGATTGGCTCAGGTAAAATTGGCCTAGCAACCATGCGTATTCTAAAAGGATTGGGAATGAATATATTGTGCTTTGACCCATACCCAAGCCAAGTCGCCATTGATATGGGAGTGAAATACACAACTCTTGACGAAATATTTTCTCAATCAGATGTAATCACTTTGCACTGTCCATTAACACCTGAGAATACCCATCTTCTAGATACAGATTCATTTTCTAAAATGAAAGATGGGGTAATGATCATTAACACAAGCCGTGGTGGGTTACTTAATTCAGCCAGTGCAATTGAGGCATTAAAAGCAGGAAAGATTGGCTCACTTGGTTTGGATGTTTACGATCATGAAAAAGAGCTTTTCTTCCAAGACAAATCAAATGACATTATTAAAGATGATGTTTTCCGTCGCTTATCTGCTTGCCACAACGTACTGTTTACGGGACATCAAGCATTTCTAACTGAAGAAGCACTAGACAATATTGCGTCAACAACACTAGGAAATATTGATGCTTTCTTAAAAGACGAAACATCGGGCAATGAACTCATTACCAATTAA
- a CDS encoding phospho-sugar mutase, giving the protein MMQKVTEWLMRDPDPKTREELQCLVDSHNTQELEERFHSRLQFGTAGLRGKVGAGPNRMNRLVIQETATGLGHYLIEQVKDAKQRGVVIGYDGRNDSKQFAHDTASVLTALGIKVFLTSKVAATPIVAFGIKHFNAAGAVVVTASHNPPEYNGFKVYWENGAQIIPPHDSGIAQTIDIAATKSIVMMPLDEAEEKELLVWLEDDYYQMYRNTMNSNKLLSNHTDPSSITIAYTAMHGVGADMAETLLRDAGFNHVFSVAEQREPDGNFPTVNFPNPEEAGAMDMVEALAASVNADIACANDPDADRFALAARQPDGGYKMLTGDQVGTLFGHYLLTHTEASGKLVGNTIVSSTLLKKIAESMGAEYFQTLTGFKWLTNVAMQKETNEKQFLFAYEEALGYTIGSQVWDKDGLSALVAFAQLTAELATQGKCVWDQLESIYRQHGIHINAQRSIALKPDSPAIGEHLRVNPPTHIAGVKINVVEDLKASLRYLSDGATESIDLPASDVLIYHLENGARIIVRPSGTEPKLKCYYEVVADISEDEGYFDKQVQAQAAMDDLIAEHQKSLTF; this is encoded by the coding sequence ATGATGCAAAAAGTAACAGAGTGGCTTATGCGAGATCCTGATCCTAAAACTCGTGAAGAGCTTCAGTGTTTGGTTGATAGTCATAATACACAAGAACTAGAAGAGCGTTTTCATTCACGTTTACAATTTGGTACGGCTGGGCTGCGAGGTAAAGTCGGCGCTGGGCCAAATAGAATGAATCGTTTAGTCATTCAAGAAACCGCTACTGGGTTGGGACATTACCTTATTGAGCAAGTTAAAGATGCCAAGCAGCGTGGTGTGGTAATTGGCTACGATGGTAGAAATGATTCAAAGCAGTTTGCACATGATACCGCGAGTGTTTTAACCGCGCTTGGTATTAAGGTATTTTTAACATCAAAAGTGGCAGCAACACCGATCGTTGCTTTTGGTATTAAACATTTCAATGCGGCTGGTGCTGTGGTTGTTACAGCAAGTCATAACCCACCAGAATACAATGGCTTTAAAGTGTACTGGGAAAATGGGGCGCAGATTATTCCACCACATGATTCTGGTATTGCGCAAACTATCGATATTGCAGCAACAAAATCGATTGTAATGATGCCGTTAGATGAAGCCGAAGAAAAAGAGCTACTAGTTTGGTTAGAAGATGATTACTACCAAATGTATCGAAATACGATGAACAGCAATAAATTGCTTTCTAATCATACCGATCCATCAAGTATTACTATCGCTTATACCGCGATGCATGGTGTCGGGGCTGATATGGCAGAAACGCTATTGCGTGACGCTGGTTTTAACCATGTATTTAGTGTGGCAGAGCAAAGAGAACCTGATGGTAATTTCCCAACGGTAAACTTCCCAAACCCTGAGGAAGCTGGCGCAATGGACATGGTGGAAGCATTAGCGGCTTCTGTTAATGCTGATATTGCTTGTGCCAATGACCCTGATGCAGACCGATTTGCACTCGCTGCGAGACAACCTGATGGTGGTTATAAAATGCTAACTGGTGACCAAGTTGGTACTTTATTTGGACATTATTTATTAACGCATACAGAAGCAAGCGGAAAACTGGTCGGCAATACGATAGTTTCATCAACGTTACTTAAAAAAATTGCAGAGTCGATGGGAGCTGAATACTTCCAAACATTAACGGGTTTTAAGTGGTTAACGAATGTCGCTATGCAAAAAGAGACGAATGAAAAACAATTTTTATTCGCTTACGAAGAAGCGCTTGGTTATACCATTGGTAGTCAAGTTTGGGATAAAGATGGTTTATCTGCTTTAGTTGCCTTTGCACAATTAACGGCGGAATTGGCAACACAAGGTAAGTGTGTATGGGACCAATTAGAAAGCATTTATCGTCAGCACGGCATTCATATTAATGCACAACGAAGTATTGCTCTTAAGCCAGACTCTCCAGCAATAGGTGAACACTTGCGTGTAAATCCACCAACACACATTGCAGGTGTGAAGATAAATGTTGTCGAAGATTTAAAAGCATCGTTACGTTACTTATCTGATGGGGCAACTGAATCGATCGATTTACCTGCGAGTGATGTACTTATTTATCATCTTGAGAATGGAGCTCGAATTATCGTGCGTCCATCAGGAACAGAGCCTAAGTTGAAGTGTTATTACGAAGTAGTGGCAGATATTTCTGAAGATGAGGGTTATTTTGACAAACAAGTGCAAGCTCAAGCCGCGATGGATGATCTTATCGCTGAGCATCAAAAAAGCTTAACATTTTAA
- a CDS encoding LysE family translocator, with protein MIDITILPVYLTAVIALLLLPGPDMLLIASSSMSYGRKVGLFASLGNATSGIILTLLAALGVSALIAMSPLALKALHLLGGMYLLKMGWDCIRAEADEAPELTDGSKMATTFYQRALVSNLLNPKALVFFVMFLPQFVSTNITATSGEQMLALGLLLNVLGLLFNLLLVALVGTLGKSLLNNVKFRTYQHKFMGGIFIILAVWMLSSFVTA; from the coding sequence ATGATTGATATTACTATTCTTCCAGTTTATTTGACTGCTGTTATTGCCCTCTTATTACTTCCAGGTCCGGATATGCTACTTATTGCAAGTTCAAGCATGAGCTATGGACGAAAAGTAGGATTATTTGCAAGCTTAGGGAATGCAACGTCAGGTATTATTTTGACGCTATTAGCAGCCCTTGGTGTATCAGCTCTTATCGCAATGAGCCCTCTTGCATTAAAGGCATTACATCTTCTTGGTGGTATGTACTTACTAAAAATGGGATGGGATTGCATCCGAGCAGAAGCAGATGAAGCGCCTGAATTAACCGATGGCTCTAAAATGGCAACTACATTTTATCAACGAGCATTAGTAAGTAACCTATTAAACCCAAAAGCACTTGTTTTCTTTGTAATGTTTTTACCTCAATTTGTTTCAACAAACATTACAGCAACGTCTGGAGAGCAGATGCTCGCTCTTGGCCTATTATTAAATGTACTTGGTTTACTGTTTAATTTACTGCTTGTTGCATTAGTTGGAACTCTTGGTAAATCATTACTTAATAACGTTAAATTTAGAACGTACCAACATAAGTTTATGGGCGGAATATTCATCATTCTAGCCGTATGGATGTTAAGTTCTTTTGTAACCGCATAA
- a CDS encoding fumarylacetoacetate hydrolase family protein, which produces MNTIRFGEQLITPTKLLCIGRNYIDHISELNNSIPDQMVVFNKPNSCITSTLSSFHQERLHYEAEICFLIKDEQLNAVAIGLDLTKRDLQAELKSKGLPWERAKAFNGSAIFSRFIPIDNLNIDALQIELFINSMRVQCGNVSQMIYSPETILNDLKSYTQLCDGDVVMTGTPQGVGEIHMGDIFLARLKLDGKTLIETEWVAR; this is translated from the coding sequence ATGAATACCATTCGTTTTGGAGAACAGCTGATCACCCCAACTAAGTTGCTGTGTATCGGTCGCAATTATATTGATCATATTAGTGAACTTAATAATTCGATTCCTGATCAAATGGTGGTATTTAATAAACCTAATTCCTGCATCACTTCTACTTTAAGTTCATTCCATCAAGAACGCTTACATTATGAAGCTGAGATTTGTTTCCTAATTAAAGATGAACAATTAAATGCAGTGGCCATTGGGCTCGATTTAACCAAACGTGACTTACAAGCTGAACTTAAAAGTAAAGGATTACCTTGGGAACGAGCAAAAGCGTTTAATGGTTCTGCTATCTTCAGCCGTTTTATCCCTATTGATAACCTTAATATCGATGCACTCCAAATCGAATTATTTATTAATAGTATGCGAGTTCAATGTGGCAACGTAAGCCAAATGATTTATTCTCCTGAAACGATTTTAAATGATTTAAAAAGTTATACCCAATTATGTGATGGTGATGTCGTTATGACAGGCACCCCACAAGGTGTTGGCGAAATACATATGGGGGATATCTTTCTTGCTCGATTAAAATTAGATGGAAAAACACTAATAGAAACGGAATGGGTTGCAAGGTAA